In Nitrospira sp., a genomic segment contains:
- a CDS encoding IS5/IS1182 family transposase — MAKTFKSWDVDQPVLLPPSVQELVPAGHLAHFVRDLVRESLDVSALLTPYTEDRGFPPYDPTMMTALLLY, encoded by the coding sequence ATGGCTAAAACATTCAAATCCTGGGACGTCGATCAGCCGGTACTGCTCCCTCCGTCCGTGCAGGAGCTGGTGCCCGCTGGGCATCTGGCTCACTTCGTGCGGGATTTGGTTCGCGAGTCGCTGGATGTGTCGGCGCTCTTGACGCCCTACACCGAAGACCGCGGGTTTCCGCCGTATGATCCCACGATGATGACCGCCCTTCTGCTGTAT